In the Ferribacterium limneticum genome, ACGACGTTTTTCATATCGCCCGGCGCCAGGAACTGGCCTTTCTTGATATTCACCGGCTTGCCGCAGGTAGCGACCGCATGGATGAAATCAGTCTGACGACAGAGGAAGGCCGGCGTCTGCAGCACATCGACGACACTGGCGACAGCCGGAATGTCTTCAATGGCATGGACATCAGTCAGCACCGGCACGCCAATCTGGCGCTGCACTTCCGAGAAGATACGCAGGCCTTCTTCGAGCCCAAGACCGCGCACCGACTTGCCGGAACTGCGATTGGCCTTGTCGTAGGACGCCTTGAAGATGTAGTTGATACCAAGTCGACCGCAAACCTCTTTCATGTGACCAGCCACATCGAGGCACAGTTGCTCAGACTCAGCCGTACAAGGCCCGGCAATCAGGAAAAAAGGCTGGTCAAGACCAGCCTCGAAACCACATAGCTTCATTTGCCTTTGGCCTGTTGATTGGCCAGCGCTGCCTTCACGAATGAAGTGAAGAGAGGATGACCTTGACGCGGGTTGGAGGTGAATTCCGGATGGAACTGACAACCGACGAACCACGGATGCACGTCAGCCGGCAATTCGACCATTTCGCACAAATCGGTCCCCGGGGCGCGACCGGCGACGATCAGGCCCTTTTCTTCCAACTTGGCCAGCAGCGTGTTGTTCACTTCGTAGCGATGACGATGGCGCTCGGTGATTTCCGGGGCACCGTAGATGCTACGGGCCAGCGACCCTTCACCCAGCT is a window encoding:
- the kdsA gene encoding 3-deoxy-8-phosphooctulonate synthase — its product is MKLCGFEAGLDQPFFLIAGPCTAESEQLCLDVAGHMKEVCGRLGINYIFKASYDKANRSSGKSVRGLGLEEGLRIFSEVQRQIGVPVLTDVHAIEDIPAVASVVDVLQTPAFLCRQTDFIHAVATCGKPVNIKKGQFLAPGDMKNVVDKAREVNNGADNIMVCERGASFGYNNLVSDMRSLAIMRETGCPVVFDATHSVQLPGGQGTTSGGQREFVPVLARAAVAVGISGLFMETHPCPEKAWSDGPNSWPLARMESLLATLVALDKAVKSAGFEELK